A genomic stretch from Sander vitreus isolate 19-12246 chromosome 17, sanVit1, whole genome shotgun sequence includes:
- the efemp1 gene encoding EGF-containing fibulin-like extracellular matrix protein 1 encodes MLGICVCLFAVFTHVLSQEAEEPVFYTCTEGYEYDRVREQCRDIDECALLDDACKGGMQCINHFGGYLCLPKSAVIYISKEGEQVPLPNPVPAIPAVLAVPAVPAVPPSQPQVPRSSGNQGGSQSSRTIRCAPGYTADEQNLCRDIDECATGRHTCGPEQTCYNTRGSYTCQCPPGYQKNGDHCVDRDECALTHYCMHTCVNTQGSYYCECNAGHKLASNNHSCVDVNECDVENPCQHHCYNLIGSFLCQCEQGYELAQDTASCQDIDECSFSSYMCQYQCINSPGSYTCECPEGYQLQGNRVCQDINECETGTHNCQDDEMCWNYYGGFRCYPRNPCEAPYAKTSENRCICRSQAECQGLPPSIVYKYMSIQADRTVPADIFQIQATNMYANTHNTFRIKAGNEAGEFFLRRSSNVSAMLVLTKPLSGPREYVIDLEMVTHHLTMNYRSSSLLRLTIIVGPYAF; translated from the exons ATGCTGGGCATCTGCGTGTGTCTTTTTGCGGTTTTCACACATGTCCTCTCTCAGGAGGCTGAGGAGCCCGTCTTCTACACA TGCACAGAAGGGTATGAGTATGACAGAGTCAGAGAGCAGTGCAGAG ACATCGACGAGTGTGCCTTGTTAGACGATGCCTGCAAAGGAGGGATGCAGTGTATCAACCACTTTGGTGGATACCTCTGCCTTCCCAAGAGCGCCGTCATCTATATCAGTAAGGAGGGTGAGCAGGTGCCACTGCCGAACCCTGTCCCTGCTATCCCCGCTGTCCTCGCTGTCCCCGCTGTCCCTGCTGTCCCACCAAGCCAGCCTCAGGTCCCACGGTCTTCAGGCAACCAGGGGGGGTCTCAGTCCAGCCGGACCATCCGCTGTGCACCCGGATACACTGCAGATGAGCAGAACCTCTGTAGAG ACATAGATGAATGTGCGACAGGTAGACACACTTGTGGCCCTGAACAGACGTGCTACAACACCAGAGGCTCCTACACCTGCCAGTGTCCTCCAGGCTACCAGAAGAACGGAGACCACTGTGTAG ACAGAGATGAGTGCGCCCTCACCCACTACTGCATGCACACATGTGTAAACACACAGGGCTCATACTACTGTGAGTGCAACGCAGGTCACAAGTTGGccagcaacaaccacagctgtgTTG ATGTGAATGAGTGTGATGTGGAGAATCCTTGTCAGCACCACTGCTACAACCTGATTGGCTCCTTCCTCTGCCAGTGTGAACAGGGCTATGAGCTGGCACAAGACACGGCTTCCTGCCaag ACATCGATGAATGCAGCTTCTCCAGCTACATGTGTCAGTACCAGTGTATTAACAGCCCAGGAAGTTACACCTGTGAATGTCCAGAAGGATATCAGCTCCAGGGAAACAGGGTGTGTCAAG ACATAAATGAGTGTGAGACGGGGACCCATAACTGCCAAGACGATGAAATGTGCTGGAACTATTATGGAGGCTTCCGCTGCTATCCCAGAAACCCCTGTGAGGCGCCTTACGCCAAAACCTCTGAAAA TCGCTGTATCTGCCGGTCTCAGGCCGAGTGCCAGGGTCTACCGCCGTCAATTGTCTACAAATACATGAGCATCCAGGCCGACCGGACTGTGCCAGCGGACATCTTCCAGATTCAGGCCACCAACATGTAcgccaacacacacaacaccttCAGGATTAAAGCTGGGAATGAGGCAGGAGAATTCTTCCTGAGG CGTTCCAGCAACGTGAGTGCCATGCTGGTGCTAACCAAGCCTCTGTCAGGCCCCAGGGAATACGTCATAGACCTGGAGATGGTCACTCACCATTTGACCATGAACTACCGCTCCAGCTCACTGCTGCGGCTCACTATAATAGTTGGGCCATACGCCTTCTAA